Proteins encoded in a region of the Zea mays cultivar B73 chromosome 2, Zm-B73-REFERENCE-NAM-5.0, whole genome shotgun sequence genome:
- the LOC103645864 gene encoding ABC transporter B family member 19, producing the protein MAESAAADGKSDKVANGGGGGGDAAGEGKKRGDQAVAFHELFSFADKWDLMLMAAGSMGALAHGAAMPFFFLLFGDLINGFGKNQTDLRTMTDEVAKYALYFVYLGLVVCVSSYAEIACWMYTGERQVIALRKAYLDAVLRQDVGFFDTDARTGDIVFGVSTDTLLVQDGIGEKVGNFMHYIATFLAGLVVGFVSAWRLALLSVAVIPAIAFAGGLYAYTLTGLTSKSRESYANAGVVAEQAIGQVRTVYSFVGESKALNSYSEAIQNTLKLGYKAGMAKGLGIGCTYGIACMSWALVFWYAGVFIRNGQTDGGKAFTAIFSAIVGGMSLGQAFSNLGAFSKGKIAGYKLLEVIRQKPSIVNDHKDGKWLAEVHGNIEFKEVTFSYPSRPDVIIFRDFSLFFPAGKTVAVVGGSGSGKSTVVALIERFYDPNEGQVLLDNVDIKTLQLRWLREQIGLVNQEPALFATTILENILYGKPDATIAEVEAAATASNAHSFISLLPNGYNTMAGERGIQLSGGQKQRIAIARAMLKNPKILLLDEATSALDADSESIVQEALDRLMVGRTTVVVAHRLSTIRNVNMIAVIQQGQVVETGTHDELIAKGTSGAYASLVRFQETARNRDLGGASSRRSRSIHLTSSLSTKSLSLRSGSLKNLSYQYSTGADGRIEMISNADNDRKYPAPRGYFFKLLKLNAPEWPYAVLGAIGSVLSGFIGPTFAIVMGEMLDVFYYRDPNEIEKKTKLYVFIYIGTGIYAVVAYLVQHYFFSIMGENLTTRVRRMMLSAILRNEVGWFDEEENNSSLVAARLGVDAADVKSAIAERISVILQNMTSLMTSFVVGFIIEWRVAILILATFPLLVLANFAQQLSMKGFAGDTAKAHARSSMVAGEAVSNIRTVAAFNAQSKILSLFSHELRVPEQQILRRSQTSGLLFGLSQLCLYSSEALILWYGSHLVRSHGSTFSKVIKVFVVLVVTANSVAETVSLAPEIIRGGESIRSIFGILNRATRIEPDDPESERVTTIRGDIELRHVDFSYPARPDIQIFKDFNLKIQAGRSQALVGASGSGKSTVIALIERFYDPCGGKVAIDGKDIRTLNLKSLRLKIGLVQQEPVLFASSILENIAYGKEGASEEEVVEAAKTANVHGFVSQLPDGYRTAVGEQGMQLSGGQKQRIAIARAVLKDPAILLLDEATSALDAESECVLQEALERLMKGRTTVLVAHRLSTIRGVDRIAVVQDGRVVEHGSHSDLLARPEGAYLRLLQLQHHRV; encoded by the exons ATGGCGGAGTCGGCGGCGGCTGACGGGAAGTCGGACAAGGTGGCGAACGGAGGAGGGGGAGGCGGCGATGCAGCGGGGGAGGGGAAGAAGCGGGGGGACCAGGCCGTGGCGTTCCACGAGCTCTTCTCGTTTGCCGACAAGTGGGACCTGATGCTCATGGCGGCGGGCAGCATGGGTGCACTGGCGCACGGCGCCGCCATGCCGTTCTTCTTCCTGCTCTTCGGGGACCTCATCAACGGCTTCGGCAAGAATCAGACCGACCTCCGCACCATGACCGATGAGGTCGCAAAG TACGCGCTCTACTTCGTCTACCTGGGGCTGGTGGTCTGCGTCTCCTCCTACGCAG AGATCGCGTGCTGGATGTACACCGGGGAGCGGCAGGTGATCGCGCTCCGGAAGGCTTACCTGGACGCCGTGCTGCGGCAGGACGTGGGTTTCTTCGATACGGACGCGCGCACGGGCGACATCGTCTTCGGCGTCTCCACCGACACGCTGCTCGTGCAGGATGGCATCGGCGAGAAGGTCGGCAACTTCATGCACTACATCGCCACCTTCCTGGCGGGGCTCGTCGTCGGGTTCGTCTCGGCATGGCGGCTTGCGCTGCTCAGTGTGGCCGTCATCCCGGCCATCGCCTTCGCCGGCGGCCTGTACGCGTACACGCTCACCGGGCTCACTTCCAAAAGCCGGGAGTCGTATGCTAATGCCGGCGTCGTCGCGGAGCAG GCAATTGGACAAGTAAGAACAGTGTACTCTTTTGTCGGAGAGAGCAAAGCGCTCAATTCATATTCTGAAGCAATCCAGAACACACTGAAGCTTGGTTACAAAGCTGGGATGGCCAAAGGTCTTGGAATTGGATGTACTTATGGGATAGCTTGCATGTCATGGGCACTGGTATTTTGGTATGCTGGGGTCTTCATCAGGAATGGGCAGACTGATGGTGGAAAGGCTTTTACCGCGATCTTTTCTGCAATTGTCGGTGGCAT GAGTCTTGGTCAGGCTTTCTCAAACCTTGGAGCCTTCAGTAAGGGAAAGATTGCTGGTTACAAACTGTTGGAGGTCATTCGCCAGAAACCCTCCATAGTCAATGATCATAAGGATGGAAAATGGTTGGCAGAGGTCCATGGAAACATAGAATTCAAGGAAGTTACTTTCAGTTATCCATCAAGGCCTGATGTTATAATCTTCCGGGATTTCTCTCTTTTCTTCCCTGCTGGTAAAACAGTTGCAGTTGTTGGAGGGAGTGGGTCTGGAAAGAGCACTGTTGTGGCTTTGATAGAAAGGTTCTATGATCCTAATGAAG GCCAGGTTTTGCTAGACAATGTTGACATAAAGACACTCCAGCTGAGGTGGCTTAGAGAACAGATTGGTCTGGTAAACCAAGAACCTGCTCTTTTTGCAACAACGATCCTCGAGAATATACTGTATGGAAAGCCAGATGCAACTATTGCAGAAGTTGAGGCTGCAGCGACTGCATCCAATGCACATAGTTTCATATCTCTTCTTCCGAATGGTTACAACACAATG GCAGGTGAGAGAGGAATCCAGCTCTCTGGTGGTCAGAAACAACGTATAGCAATAGCTCGTGCTATGCTGAAAAACCCAAAGATCCTGCTCCTGGATGAGGCTACCAGTGCATTAGATGCAGACTCGGAAAGCATTGTGCAAGAAGCTTTAGACCGTTTGATGGTTGGGAGGACGACTGTAGTTGTTGCCCACCGTCTGTCGACGATAAGAAACGTTAACATGATCGCTGTGATCCAACAAGGCCAAGTTGTTGAGACTGGGACGCATGATGAACTCATTGCAAAAGGAACCTCTGGAGCATATGCCTCCCTTGTTCGTTTTCAGGAAACGGCACGGAACAGGGATCTTGGAGGTGCATCTAGCCGCAGGTCACGGTCAATTCACTTGACAAGCTCACTTTCCACCAAATCTCTCAGCCTCAGGTCTGGAAGTCTAAAGAACCTCAGCTATCAGTACAGTACTGGAGCAGATGGTCGCATTGAGATGATTTCTAATGCTGATAATGACCGCAAATACCCAGCGCCACGTGGCTACTTCTTCAAGCTTCTGAAACTGAACGCACCTGAATGGCCATATGCAGTGTTGGGGGCCATTGGTTCTGTCCTCTCCGGATTTATTGGCCCAACTTTTGCCATTGTTATGGGTGAAATGCTTGATGTGTTCTACTACAGGGACCCCAATGAAATTGAGAAGAAAACCAAGCTATATGTGTTCATTTATATTGGCACAGGCATATATGCCGTTGTTGCTTATCTTGTGCAGCATTACTTCTTCAGCATCATGGGGGAAAATCTTACAACCAGGGTTCGGAGGATGATGTTGTCCG CAATACTTAGGAATGAAGTTGGTTGGTTTGACGAAGAAGAAAACAACTCTAGTCTTGTGGCTGCGCGTCTAGGTGTTGATGCAGCTGATGTGAAGTCGGCTATAGCCGAGAGAATTTCAGTCATCCTGCAGAACATGACTTCTCTTATGACTTCTTTCGTCGTTGGATTTATCATCGAGTGGAGAGTGGCAATACTtattctggccactttccctctGCTTGTGCTTGCCAACTTTGCTCAG CAACTTTCAATGAAGGGCTTTGCTGGTGATACGGCAAAGGCACATGCCAGGAGCAGTATGGTTGCAGGTGAAGCAGTGAGCAATATCCGCACCGTAGCGGCGTTCAACGCTCAAAGCAAGATCCTGTCACTCTTCAGCCATGAACTGCGTGTGCCAGAGCAGCAAATCCTCCGCCGCAGCCAGACATCTGGTCTTCTGTTTGGCCTGTCACAGCTCTGCTTATACTCCTCAGAAGCGCTCATCCTCTGGTATGGTTCTCATCTCGTGCGGTCAcatgggtccaccttctccaaggTCATCAAGGTTTTTGTTGTCCTGGTGGTGACTGCCAACTCGGTAGCCGAGACGGTGAGCCTGGCCCCAGAGATCATCCGCGGAGGTGAGTCCATCCGATCCATCTTCGGCATCCTCAACAGAGCAACGAGAATCGAGCCTGACGATCCAGAGTCAGAGCGTGTCACCACCATCCGAGGGGACATCGAGCTGCGGCATGTAGACTTCTCGTATCCAGCACGCCCAGACATTCAAATCTTCAAGGACTTCAACCTGAAAATCCAAGCTGGGCGCAGCCAGGCACTAGTCGGAGCCAGCGGTTCAGGCAAGAGCACCGTCATTGCTCTCATCGAGCGGTTCTATGATCCATGCGGGGGCAAAGTGGCCATCGACGGCAAGGACATCCGGACGCTGAACCTGAAGTCCTTGCGGCTCAAGATCGGACTCGTGCAGCAGGAGCCGGTCCTCTTCGCATCGAGCATCCTAGAGAACATTGCGTACGGCAAGGAAGGCGCGAGcgaggaggaggtggtggaggcggCGAAGACGGCGAACGTGCACGGCTTCGTCAGCCAGCTGCCCGACGGCTACAGGACGGCGGTCGGCGAGCAGGGGATGCAGCTGTcaggcgggcagaagcaacggATCGCCATCGCCAGGGCGGTGCTCAAGGACCCGGCCATCCTGCTGCTGGACGAGGCGACGAGCGCGCTGGACGCGGAGTCCGAGTGCGTGCTGCAGGAGGCGCTGGAGCGGCTGATGAAGGGGCGGACCACCGTGCTGGTGGCGCACCGGCTGTCTACGATCCGAGGGGTGGACCGCATCGCGGTGGTGCAGGACGGGCGGGTCGTGGAGCACGGCAGCCACTCCGACCTCCTGGCCCGGCCGGAGGGCGCCTACTTGCGGCTGCTGCAGTTGCAGCACCATCGTGTCTGA